Proteins encoded within one genomic window of Pongo pygmaeus isolate AG05252 chromosome 18, NHGRI_mPonPyg2-v2.0_pri, whole genome shotgun sequence:
- the LOC129015499 gene encoding RNA polymerase I-specific transcription initiation factor RRN3-like isoform X5: MAAPLLHTRLPGDAATSSSAVKTLGESRTGISNMRALENDFFSSPPRKTVWFGGTVTEVLLKYKKGETNDFELLKNQLLDPDIKRLPWLNRSQTVVEEYLAFLANLVSAQTVFLRPCLSMIASHFVPPRVIIKEGDVDVSDSDDEDDNLPANFDTCHRALQIIARYVPSTPWFLMPILVEKFPFVRKSERTLECYVHNLLRISVYFPTLRHEILELIIEKLLKLDVNASRQDIEDAEETATQTCGGTDSTEGLFNMDEDEETEHETKAGPERLDQMVHPVAECLDILMSLVLSYMKDVCYVDGQVDNGKTKDLYRDLINIFDKLLLSTHASCHVQFFMFYLCSFKLGFAEAFLEHLWKKLQDPSNPAIIRQAAGNYIGSFLARAKFIPLITVRSCLDLLVNWLHIYLNNQDSGTKAFCDVALHGPFYSACQAVFYTFVFRHKQLLSGNLKEGLRYLQSLNFERIVMSQLNPLKICLPSVVNFFAAITNKYQLVFCYTIIERNNRQMLPVIRSTAGGDSVQTCTNPLDTFFPFDPCVLKRSKKFIDPIYQVWEDMSAEELQQFKKPMRKEIVEDEDDDFLKGEVPQNDTVIGITPSSFDAHFRSPSSSVGSPPVLYMQPSPL, from the exons ATGGCGGCACCGTTGCTTCACACGCGTTTGCCGGGAGATGCGGCCACTTCGTCCTCTGCAGTCAAGACGCTGGGCGAGTCGAGGACTGG GATTTCAAATATGCGTGCATTAGAGAATGATTTTTTCAGTTCTCCCCCAAGAAAAACTGTTTGGTTTGGTGGAACTGTGACAGAAGTCTTGCTGAAGTACAAAAAG GGTGAAACAAATGACTTTGAGTTGTTGAAGAACCAGCTGTTAGATCCAGACATAAAG AGATTGCCTTGGTTGAATAGAAGTCAAACAGTAGTGGAAGAGTATTTGGCTTTTCTTGCTAATCTTGTATCAGCACAGACTGTTTTCCTCAGACCGTGTCTCAGCATGATTGCTTCCCATTTTGTGCCTC CCCGAGTGATCATTAAGGAAGGCGATGTAGATGTTTCAGATtctgatgatgaagatgata ATCTTCCTGCAAATTTTGACACATGTCACAGAGCCTTGCAAATAATAGCAAGATATGTACCATC gacacCGTGGTTTCTTATGCCAATACTGGTGGAAAAATTTCCATTTGTTCGAAAATCAGAGAGAACACTG GAATGTTACGTTCATAACTTACTGAGGATTAGTGTATATTTTCCAACCTTGAGGCATGAAATTCTGGAGCTTATTATTGAAAAGCTACTCAAGTTGGAT GTGAATGCATCCCGGCAGGATATTGAAGATGCTGAAGAAACAGCAACTCAAACTTGTGGTGGGACAGATTCCACAGAAGGATTGTTTAATATG gatgaagatgaagaaactgaacatGAAACAAAGGCTGGTCCTGAACGGCTTGACCAGATGGTGCATCCTGTAGCCGAGTGCCTGGACATCCTGATGTCTTTGGTTTTGTCCTACATGAAGGATGTCTGCTATGTAGATG GTCAGGTTGATAACGGCAAAACAAAGGATCTATATCGCGACCTGATAAACATCTTTGACAAACTCCTGTTGTCCACCCATGCCTCCTGCCACGTACAGTTTTTCATGTTTTACCTCTGTAGTTTCAAATTG GGATTCGCAGAGGCATTTTTGGAACATCTCTGGAAGAAATTGCAGGATCCAAGTAATCCTGCCATCATCAGGCAGGCTGCTGGAAATTATATTGGAAGCTTTTTGGCAAGAGCTAAATTTATTCCTCTTAT tacTGTAAGATCATGCCTAGATCTTTTGGTTAACTGGCTGCACATATACCTTAATAACCAGGATTCGGGAACAAAGGCATTCTGTGATGTTGCTCTCCATGGACCATTTTACTCAGCCTGCCAAGCTGTGTTCTACACCTTTGTTTTTAGACACAAGCAGCTTTTGAGCGGAAACCTGAAAGAAG gtTTGCGGTATCTTCAGAGTCTGAATTTTGAGCGGATAGTGATGAGCCAGCTAAATCCCCTGAAGATTTGCCTGCCCTCAGTGGTTAACTTTTTTGCTGCAATCACAAA TAAGTACCAGCTCGTCTTCTGCTACACCATCATTGAGAGGAACAATCGCCAGATGCTGCCAGTCATTAGGAGTACCGCTGGAGGAGACTCGGTGCAGACCTGCACAAACCCGCTGGACACCTTCTTCCCCTTTGATCCCTGTGTGCTGAAGAG GTCAAAGAAATTCATTGATCCTATTTATCAGGTATGGGAAGACATGAGTGCTGAAGAGCTACAGCAGTTCAAGAAACCCATGAGAAAG GAGATAGTGGAAGATGAAGATGATGACTTTCTGAAAGGCGAAGTGCCCCAGAATGATACCGTGATTGGGATCACACCGAGCTCCTTTGACGCGCATTTCCGAAGTCCTTCGAGTAGTGTGGGCTCCCCACCCGTGTTGTACATGCAACCCAGTCCCCTCTGA
- the LOC129015499 gene encoding RNA polymerase I-specific transcription initiation factor RRN3-like isoform X4, protein MAAPLLHTRLPGDAATSSSAVKTLGESRTGISNMRALENDFFSSPPRKTVWFGGTVTEVLLKYKKGETNDFELLKNQLLDPDIKDDQIINWLLEFRSSIMYLTKDFEQLISIILRLPWLNRSQTVVEEYLAFLANLVSAQTVFLRPCLSMIASHFVPPRVIIKEGDVDVSDSDDEDDNLPANFDTCHRALQIIARYVPSTPWFLMPILVEKFPFVRKSERTLECYVHNLLRISVYFPTLRHEILELIIEKLLKLDVNASRQDIEDAEETATQTCGGTDSTEGLFNMDEDEETEHETKAGPERLDQMVHPVAECLDILMSLVLSYMKDVCYVDGQVDNGKTKDLYRDLINIFDKLLLSTHASCHVQFFMFYLCSFKLGFAEAFLEHLWKKLQDPSNPAIIRQAAGNYIGSFLARAKFIPLITVRSCLDLLVNWLHIYLNNQDSGTKAFCDVALHGPFYSACQAVFYTFVFRHKQLLSGNLKEGLRYLQSLNFERIVMSQLNPLKICLPSVVNFFAAITNKYQLVFCYTIIERNNRQMLPVIRSTAGGDSVQTCTNPLDTFFPFDPCVLKRSKKFIDPIYQVWEDMSAEELQQFKKPMRKEIVEDEDDDFLKGEVPQNDTVIGITPSSFDAHFRSPSSSVGSPPVLYMQPSPL, encoded by the exons ATGGCGGCACCGTTGCTTCACACGCGTTTGCCGGGAGATGCGGCCACTTCGTCCTCTGCAGTCAAGACGCTGGGCGAGTCGAGGACTGG GATTTCAAATATGCGTGCATTAGAGAATGATTTTTTCAGTTCTCCCCCAAGAAAAACTGTTTGGTTTGGTGGAACTGTGACAGAAGTCTTGCTGAAGTACAAAAAG GGTGAAACAAATGACTTTGAGTTGTTGAAGAACCAGCTGTTAGATCCAGACATAAAG GATGACCAGATCATCAACTGGCTGCTAGAATTCCGTTCTTCTATCATGTACTTGACAAAAGATTTCGAGCAGCTTATCAGTATTATATTG AGATTGCCTTGGTTGAATAGAAGTCAAACAGTAGTGGAAGAGTATTTGGCTTTTCTTGCTAATCTTGTATCAGCACAGACTGTTTTCCTCAGACCGTGTCTCAGCATGATTGCTTCCCATTTTGTGCCTC CCCGAGTGATCATTAAGGAAGGCGATGTAGATGTTTCAGATtctgatgatgaagatgata ATCTTCCTGCAAATTTTGACACATGTCACAGAGCCTTGCAAATAATAGCAAGATATGTACCATC gacacCGTGGTTTCTTATGCCAATACTGGTGGAAAAATTTCCATTTGTTCGAAAATCAGAGAGAACACTG GAATGTTACGTTCATAACTTACTGAGGATTAGTGTATATTTTCCAACCTTGAGGCATGAAATTCTGGAGCTTATTATTGAAAAGCTACTCAAGTTGGAT GTGAATGCATCCCGGCAGGATATTGAAGATGCTGAAGAAACAGCAACTCAAACTTGTGGTGGGACAGATTCCACAGAAGGATTGTTTAATATG gatgaagatgaagaaactgaacatGAAACAAAGGCTGGTCCTGAACGGCTTGACCAGATGGTGCATCCTGTAGCCGAGTGCCTGGACATCCTGATGTCTTTGGTTTTGTCCTACATGAAGGATGTCTGCTATGTAGATG GTCAGGTTGATAACGGCAAAACAAAGGATCTATATCGCGACCTGATAAACATCTTTGACAAACTCCTGTTGTCCACCCATGCCTCCTGCCACGTACAGTTTTTCATGTTTTACCTCTGTAGTTTCAAATTG GGATTCGCAGAGGCATTTTTGGAACATCTCTGGAAGAAATTGCAGGATCCAAGTAATCCTGCCATCATCAGGCAGGCTGCTGGAAATTATATTGGAAGCTTTTTGGCAAGAGCTAAATTTATTCCTCTTAT tacTGTAAGATCATGCCTAGATCTTTTGGTTAACTGGCTGCACATATACCTTAATAACCAGGATTCGGGAACAAAGGCATTCTGTGATGTTGCTCTCCATGGACCATTTTACTCAGCCTGCCAAGCTGTGTTCTACACCTTTGTTTTTAGACACAAGCAGCTTTTGAGCGGAAACCTGAAAGAAG gtTTGCGGTATCTTCAGAGTCTGAATTTTGAGCGGATAGTGATGAGCCAGCTAAATCCCCTGAAGATTTGCCTGCCCTCAGTGGTTAACTTTTTTGCTGCAATCACAAA TAAGTACCAGCTCGTCTTCTGCTACACCATCATTGAGAGGAACAATCGCCAGATGCTGCCAGTCATTAGGAGTACCGCTGGAGGAGACTCGGTGCAGACCTGCACAAACCCGCTGGACACCTTCTTCCCCTTTGATCCCTGTGTGCTGAAGAG GTCAAAGAAATTCATTGATCCTATTTATCAGGTATGGGAAGACATGAGTGCTGAAGAGCTACAGCAGTTCAAGAAACCCATGAGAAAG GAGATAGTGGAAGATGAAGATGATGACTTTCTGAAAGGCGAAGTGCCCCAGAATGATACCGTGATTGGGATCACACCGAGCTCCTTTGACGCGCATTTCCGAAGTCCTTCGAGTAGTGTGGGCTCCCCACCCGTGTTGTACATGCAACCCAGTCCCCTCTGA
- the LOC129015499 gene encoding RNA polymerase I-specific transcription initiation factor RRN3-like isoform X1, translating to MAAPLLHTRLPGDAATSSSAVKTLGESRTGISNMRALENDFFSSPPRKTVWFGGTVTEVLLKYKKGETNDFELLKNQLLDPDIKDDQIINWLLEFRSSIMYLTKDFEQLISIILRLPWLNRSQTVVEEYLAFLANLVSAQTVFLRPCLSMIASHFVPHCYDGRFQMHIGTRCGRYMFPVMTPMEVSRFICCSRVIIKEGDVDVSDSDDEDDNLPANFDTCHRALQIIARYVPSTPWFLMPILVEKFPFVRKSERTLECYVHNLLRISVYFPTLRHEILELIIEKLLKLDVNASRQDIEDAEETATQTCGGTDSTEGLFNMDEDEETEHETKAGPERLDQMVHPVAECLDILMSLVLSYMKDVCYVDGQVDNGKTKDLYRDLINIFDKLLLSTHASCHVQFFMFYLCSFKLGFAEAFLEHLWKKLQDPSNPAIIRQAAGNYIGSFLARAKFIPLITVRSCLDLLVNWLHIYLNNQDSGTKAFCDVALHGPFYSACQAVFYTFVFRHKQLLSGNLKEGLRYLQSLNFERIVMSQLNPLKICLPSVVNFFAAITNKYQLVFCYTIIERNNRQMLPVIRSTAGGDSVQTCTNPLDTFFPFDPCVLKRSKKFIDPIYQVWEDMSAEELQQFKKPMRKEIVEDEDDDFLKGEVPQNDTVIGITPSSFDAHFRSPSSSVGSPPVLYMQPSPL from the exons ATGGCGGCACCGTTGCTTCACACGCGTTTGCCGGGAGATGCGGCCACTTCGTCCTCTGCAGTCAAGACGCTGGGCGAGTCGAGGACTGG GATTTCAAATATGCGTGCATTAGAGAATGATTTTTTCAGTTCTCCCCCAAGAAAAACTGTTTGGTTTGGTGGAACTGTGACAGAAGTCTTGCTGAAGTACAAAAAG GGTGAAACAAATGACTTTGAGTTGTTGAAGAACCAGCTGTTAGATCCAGACATAAAG GATGACCAGATCATCAACTGGCTGCTAGAATTCCGTTCTTCTATCATGTACTTGACAAAAGATTTCGAGCAGCTTATCAGTATTATATTG AGATTGCCTTGGTTGAATAGAAGTCAAACAGTAGTGGAAGAGTATTTGGCTTTTCTTGCTAATCTTGTATCAGCACAGACTGTTTTCCTCAGACCGTGTCTCAGCATGATTGCTTCCCATTTTGTGCCTC ACTGCTACGATGGAAGATTCCAGATGCATATTGGCACCAGGTGTGGTAGATATATGTTCCCCGTAATGACCCCTATGGAGGTGTCTAGATTCATTTGTTGCT CCCGAGTGATCATTAAGGAAGGCGATGTAGATGTTTCAGATtctgatgatgaagatgata ATCTTCCTGCAAATTTTGACACATGTCACAGAGCCTTGCAAATAATAGCAAGATATGTACCATC gacacCGTGGTTTCTTATGCCAATACTGGTGGAAAAATTTCCATTTGTTCGAAAATCAGAGAGAACACTG GAATGTTACGTTCATAACTTACTGAGGATTAGTGTATATTTTCCAACCTTGAGGCATGAAATTCTGGAGCTTATTATTGAAAAGCTACTCAAGTTGGAT GTGAATGCATCCCGGCAGGATATTGAAGATGCTGAAGAAACAGCAACTCAAACTTGTGGTGGGACAGATTCCACAGAAGGATTGTTTAATATG gatgaagatgaagaaactgaacatGAAACAAAGGCTGGTCCTGAACGGCTTGACCAGATGGTGCATCCTGTAGCCGAGTGCCTGGACATCCTGATGTCTTTGGTTTTGTCCTACATGAAGGATGTCTGCTATGTAGATG GTCAGGTTGATAACGGCAAAACAAAGGATCTATATCGCGACCTGATAAACATCTTTGACAAACTCCTGTTGTCCACCCATGCCTCCTGCCACGTACAGTTTTTCATGTTTTACCTCTGTAGTTTCAAATTG GGATTCGCAGAGGCATTTTTGGAACATCTCTGGAAGAAATTGCAGGATCCAAGTAATCCTGCCATCATCAGGCAGGCTGCTGGAAATTATATTGGAAGCTTTTTGGCAAGAGCTAAATTTATTCCTCTTAT tacTGTAAGATCATGCCTAGATCTTTTGGTTAACTGGCTGCACATATACCTTAATAACCAGGATTCGGGAACAAAGGCATTCTGTGATGTTGCTCTCCATGGACCATTTTACTCAGCCTGCCAAGCTGTGTTCTACACCTTTGTTTTTAGACACAAGCAGCTTTTGAGCGGAAACCTGAAAGAAG gtTTGCGGTATCTTCAGAGTCTGAATTTTGAGCGGATAGTGATGAGCCAGCTAAATCCCCTGAAGATTTGCCTGCCCTCAGTGGTTAACTTTTTTGCTGCAATCACAAA TAAGTACCAGCTCGTCTTCTGCTACACCATCATTGAGAGGAACAATCGCCAGATGCTGCCAGTCATTAGGAGTACCGCTGGAGGAGACTCGGTGCAGACCTGCACAAACCCGCTGGACACCTTCTTCCCCTTTGATCCCTGTGTGCTGAAGAG GTCAAAGAAATTCATTGATCCTATTTATCAGGTATGGGAAGACATGAGTGCTGAAGAGCTACAGCAGTTCAAGAAACCCATGAGAAAG GAGATAGTGGAAGATGAAGATGATGACTTTCTGAAAGGCGAAGTGCCCCAGAATGATACCGTGATTGGGATCACACCGAGCTCCTTTGACGCGCATTTCCGAAGTCCTTCGAGTAGTGTGGGCTCCCCACCCGTGTTGTACATGCAACCCAGTCCCCTCTGA
- the LOC129015499 gene encoding RNA polymerase I-specific transcription initiation factor RRN3-like isoform X2, producing the protein MAAPLLHTRLPGDAATSSSAVKTLGESRTGISNMRALENDFFSSPPRKTVWFGGTVTEVLLKYKKGETNDFELLKNQLLDPDIKDDQIINWLLEFRSSIMYLTKDFEQLISIILRLPWLNRSQTVVEEYLAFLANLVSAQTVFLRPCLSMIASHFVPQTATMEDSRCILAPARVIIKEGDVDVSDSDDEDDNLPANFDTCHRALQIIARYVPSTPWFLMPILVEKFPFVRKSERTLECYVHNLLRISVYFPTLRHEILELIIEKLLKLDVNASRQDIEDAEETATQTCGGTDSTEGLFNMDEDEETEHETKAGPERLDQMVHPVAECLDILMSLVLSYMKDVCYVDGQVDNGKTKDLYRDLINIFDKLLLSTHASCHVQFFMFYLCSFKLGFAEAFLEHLWKKLQDPSNPAIIRQAAGNYIGSFLARAKFIPLITVRSCLDLLVNWLHIYLNNQDSGTKAFCDVALHGPFYSACQAVFYTFVFRHKQLLSGNLKEGLRYLQSLNFERIVMSQLNPLKICLPSVVNFFAAITNKYQLVFCYTIIERNNRQMLPVIRSTAGGDSVQTCTNPLDTFFPFDPCVLKRSKKFIDPIYQVWEDMSAEELQQFKKPMRKEIVEDEDDDFLKGEVPQNDTVIGITPSSFDAHFRSPSSSVGSPPVLYMQPSPL; encoded by the exons ATGGCGGCACCGTTGCTTCACACGCGTTTGCCGGGAGATGCGGCCACTTCGTCCTCTGCAGTCAAGACGCTGGGCGAGTCGAGGACTGG GATTTCAAATATGCGTGCATTAGAGAATGATTTTTTCAGTTCTCCCCCAAGAAAAACTGTTTGGTTTGGTGGAACTGTGACAGAAGTCTTGCTGAAGTACAAAAAG GGTGAAACAAATGACTTTGAGTTGTTGAAGAACCAGCTGTTAGATCCAGACATAAAG GATGACCAGATCATCAACTGGCTGCTAGAATTCCGTTCTTCTATCATGTACTTGACAAAAGATTTCGAGCAGCTTATCAGTATTATATTG AGATTGCCTTGGTTGAATAGAAGTCAAACAGTAGTGGAAGAGTATTTGGCTTTTCTTGCTAATCTTGTATCAGCACAGACTGTTTTCCTCAGACCGTGTCTCAGCATGATTGCTTCCCATTTTGTGCCTC AGACTGCTACGATGGAAGATTCCAGATGCATATTGGCACCAG CCCGAGTGATCATTAAGGAAGGCGATGTAGATGTTTCAGATtctgatgatgaagatgata ATCTTCCTGCAAATTTTGACACATGTCACAGAGCCTTGCAAATAATAGCAAGATATGTACCATC gacacCGTGGTTTCTTATGCCAATACTGGTGGAAAAATTTCCATTTGTTCGAAAATCAGAGAGAACACTG GAATGTTACGTTCATAACTTACTGAGGATTAGTGTATATTTTCCAACCTTGAGGCATGAAATTCTGGAGCTTATTATTGAAAAGCTACTCAAGTTGGAT GTGAATGCATCCCGGCAGGATATTGAAGATGCTGAAGAAACAGCAACTCAAACTTGTGGTGGGACAGATTCCACAGAAGGATTGTTTAATATG gatgaagatgaagaaactgaacatGAAACAAAGGCTGGTCCTGAACGGCTTGACCAGATGGTGCATCCTGTAGCCGAGTGCCTGGACATCCTGATGTCTTTGGTTTTGTCCTACATGAAGGATGTCTGCTATGTAGATG GTCAGGTTGATAACGGCAAAACAAAGGATCTATATCGCGACCTGATAAACATCTTTGACAAACTCCTGTTGTCCACCCATGCCTCCTGCCACGTACAGTTTTTCATGTTTTACCTCTGTAGTTTCAAATTG GGATTCGCAGAGGCATTTTTGGAACATCTCTGGAAGAAATTGCAGGATCCAAGTAATCCTGCCATCATCAGGCAGGCTGCTGGAAATTATATTGGAAGCTTTTTGGCAAGAGCTAAATTTATTCCTCTTAT tacTGTAAGATCATGCCTAGATCTTTTGGTTAACTGGCTGCACATATACCTTAATAACCAGGATTCGGGAACAAAGGCATTCTGTGATGTTGCTCTCCATGGACCATTTTACTCAGCCTGCCAAGCTGTGTTCTACACCTTTGTTTTTAGACACAAGCAGCTTTTGAGCGGAAACCTGAAAGAAG gtTTGCGGTATCTTCAGAGTCTGAATTTTGAGCGGATAGTGATGAGCCAGCTAAATCCCCTGAAGATTTGCCTGCCCTCAGTGGTTAACTTTTTTGCTGCAATCACAAA TAAGTACCAGCTCGTCTTCTGCTACACCATCATTGAGAGGAACAATCGCCAGATGCTGCCAGTCATTAGGAGTACCGCTGGAGGAGACTCGGTGCAGACCTGCACAAACCCGCTGGACACCTTCTTCCCCTTTGATCCCTGTGTGCTGAAGAG GTCAAAGAAATTCATTGATCCTATTTATCAGGTATGGGAAGACATGAGTGCTGAAGAGCTACAGCAGTTCAAGAAACCCATGAGAAAG GAGATAGTGGAAGATGAAGATGATGACTTTCTGAAAGGCGAAGTGCCCCAGAATGATACCGTGATTGGGATCACACCGAGCTCCTTTGACGCGCATTTCCGAAGTCCTTCGAGTAGTGTGGGCTCCCCACCCGTGTTGTACATGCAACCCAGTCCCCTCTGA
- the LOC129015499 gene encoding RNA polymerase I-specific transcription initiation factor RRN3-like isoform X3 — translation MAAPLLHTRLPGDAATSSSAVKTLGESRTGISNMRALENDFFSSPPRKTVWFGGTVTEVLLKYKKGETNDFELLKNQLLDPDIKRLPWLNRSQTVVEEYLAFLANLVSAQTVFLRPCLSMIASHFVPHCYDGRFQMHIGTRCGRYMFPVMTPMEVSRFICCSRVIIKEGDVDVSDSDDEDDNLPANFDTCHRALQIIARYVPSTPWFLMPILVEKFPFVRKSERTLECYVHNLLRISVYFPTLRHEILELIIEKLLKLDVNASRQDIEDAEETATQTCGGTDSTEGLFNMDEDEETEHETKAGPERLDQMVHPVAECLDILMSLVLSYMKDVCYVDGQVDNGKTKDLYRDLINIFDKLLLSTHASCHVQFFMFYLCSFKLGFAEAFLEHLWKKLQDPSNPAIIRQAAGNYIGSFLARAKFIPLITVRSCLDLLVNWLHIYLNNQDSGTKAFCDVALHGPFYSACQAVFYTFVFRHKQLLSGNLKEGLRYLQSLNFERIVMSQLNPLKICLPSVVNFFAAITNKYQLVFCYTIIERNNRQMLPVIRSTAGGDSVQTCTNPLDTFFPFDPCVLKRSKKFIDPIYQVWEDMSAEELQQFKKPMRKEIVEDEDDDFLKGEVPQNDTVIGITPSSFDAHFRSPSSSVGSPPVLYMQPSPL, via the exons ATGGCGGCACCGTTGCTTCACACGCGTTTGCCGGGAGATGCGGCCACTTCGTCCTCTGCAGTCAAGACGCTGGGCGAGTCGAGGACTGG GATTTCAAATATGCGTGCATTAGAGAATGATTTTTTCAGTTCTCCCCCAAGAAAAACTGTTTGGTTTGGTGGAACTGTGACAGAAGTCTTGCTGAAGTACAAAAAG GGTGAAACAAATGACTTTGAGTTGTTGAAGAACCAGCTGTTAGATCCAGACATAAAG AGATTGCCTTGGTTGAATAGAAGTCAAACAGTAGTGGAAGAGTATTTGGCTTTTCTTGCTAATCTTGTATCAGCACAGACTGTTTTCCTCAGACCGTGTCTCAGCATGATTGCTTCCCATTTTGTGCCTC ACTGCTACGATGGAAGATTCCAGATGCATATTGGCACCAGGTGTGGTAGATATATGTTCCCCGTAATGACCCCTATGGAGGTGTCTAGATTCATTTGTTGCT CCCGAGTGATCATTAAGGAAGGCGATGTAGATGTTTCAGATtctgatgatgaagatgata ATCTTCCTGCAAATTTTGACACATGTCACAGAGCCTTGCAAATAATAGCAAGATATGTACCATC gacacCGTGGTTTCTTATGCCAATACTGGTGGAAAAATTTCCATTTGTTCGAAAATCAGAGAGAACACTG GAATGTTACGTTCATAACTTACTGAGGATTAGTGTATATTTTCCAACCTTGAGGCATGAAATTCTGGAGCTTATTATTGAAAAGCTACTCAAGTTGGAT GTGAATGCATCCCGGCAGGATATTGAAGATGCTGAAGAAACAGCAACTCAAACTTGTGGTGGGACAGATTCCACAGAAGGATTGTTTAATATG gatgaagatgaagaaactgaacatGAAACAAAGGCTGGTCCTGAACGGCTTGACCAGATGGTGCATCCTGTAGCCGAGTGCCTGGACATCCTGATGTCTTTGGTTTTGTCCTACATGAAGGATGTCTGCTATGTAGATG GTCAGGTTGATAACGGCAAAACAAAGGATCTATATCGCGACCTGATAAACATCTTTGACAAACTCCTGTTGTCCACCCATGCCTCCTGCCACGTACAGTTTTTCATGTTTTACCTCTGTAGTTTCAAATTG GGATTCGCAGAGGCATTTTTGGAACATCTCTGGAAGAAATTGCAGGATCCAAGTAATCCTGCCATCATCAGGCAGGCTGCTGGAAATTATATTGGAAGCTTTTTGGCAAGAGCTAAATTTATTCCTCTTAT tacTGTAAGATCATGCCTAGATCTTTTGGTTAACTGGCTGCACATATACCTTAATAACCAGGATTCGGGAACAAAGGCATTCTGTGATGTTGCTCTCCATGGACCATTTTACTCAGCCTGCCAAGCTGTGTTCTACACCTTTGTTTTTAGACACAAGCAGCTTTTGAGCGGAAACCTGAAAGAAG gtTTGCGGTATCTTCAGAGTCTGAATTTTGAGCGGATAGTGATGAGCCAGCTAAATCCCCTGAAGATTTGCCTGCCCTCAGTGGTTAACTTTTTTGCTGCAATCACAAA TAAGTACCAGCTCGTCTTCTGCTACACCATCATTGAGAGGAACAATCGCCAGATGCTGCCAGTCATTAGGAGTACCGCTGGAGGAGACTCGGTGCAGACCTGCACAAACCCGCTGGACACCTTCTTCCCCTTTGATCCCTGTGTGCTGAAGAG GTCAAAGAAATTCATTGATCCTATTTATCAGGTATGGGAAGACATGAGTGCTGAAGAGCTACAGCAGTTCAAGAAACCCATGAGAAAG GAGATAGTGGAAGATGAAGATGATGACTTTCTGAAAGGCGAAGTGCCCCAGAATGATACCGTGATTGGGATCACACCGAGCTCCTTTGACGCGCATTTCCGAAGTCCTTCGAGTAGTGTGGGCTCCCCACCCGTGTTGTACATGCAACCCAGTCCCCTCTGA